attggtacaatttaaggccaagtggcaaacaataatgcaggcagtagggatggaggtgtgagcatgagggtctgggcagaggagatgtagttgtttgtgtgcgtctgtaagTTGTGGTTCGTAAGTGTATGTTTGTATTTGGTGTGGAAGAAAATAAAGACACATAATCAGCATCAAGTGGTGTGCacttacacacactggacacacccagTAGACTACTAGAGTGCAAAAACAAAGAGTGAGTCACTGAGATGGGCATGGGCCAAGAGCCCAGCTAAAGGATGGGCAGCCAGGACAGTGCATAATGGATGATGATATTAGGTTTAGTGGACTGGAAGGAATGATGTGCTGCATCAGCCGCCAAAGGCTGCTTAGGAAAGGTACATTACcaggcagtggaggctgctgaggggaggacggctcataataatgtctggaacagagcgaatggaatggcatcaaacgcgtgtatttgataccattccactgactccgcaccagacattaccatgagcccgtcctcccccatTAAGGTGACACCAACCTCCTGCGTTACCAGGATATGGGTTCAAGTGTTCTATTTAAGGAGATCTACCATCGCCGTTTTCATATCTGGACTGTGCCGAATTTGTGCATATTGAATGTTACATGAATTGTGTAAATGTATCTATGGTATTTGTTGTACTATAATACATTTAGTCTTCTGTTGTATTATATCCCTATTGTCTCTGTCTAATAAACAGATGTTGGGTGTAAGGTTGTCTATCCTCCTCCTGTAGGATGTTATTGTTGGAGTTTGAGCGGTCAGACATGAAGGATGCAAAAGCCGTTATTCCCCCTTCTGGTAACTTCAGGTAATTACATCCTGAGGTAAACTCATGATTTTACTTCACACACTTTATACTGTAAGCTTGACAATGGGCCTAGATTTGAGCTTCATGCAAATAATATATACaggggcttgcgaaagtattcaccacccttggcatttttcctattttggattttttgggggtttgtatcatttgttttacacaatacgcctaccactttgaagatgcaaaatatgttttattgtgaaacaaacaagaaataagacaaaaaaacagaaaacttgagcgtgcataactattcacccccccaaagtcaatactttgtagagccaccttttgcagcaattacagctgcaagtctcttggggtacagtgagggaaaaaaagtatttgatcgcctgctgattttgtacgtttgcccactgacaaagaaatgatcagtctataattttaatggtaggtttatttgaacagtgagagacagaataacaacaaaaaaatgttataaattgatgtgcattttaatgaaataagtatttgaccccctctcaatcagaaagatttctggctcccaggtgtcttttatacaggtaacgagctgagattaggagcacactcttaaagggagtgctcctaatctcagcttgttacctgtattaaagacacctgtccacagaagcaatcaatcaatcagattccaaactctccaccatggccaagaccaaagagctctccaaggatgtcagggacaagattgtagacctacacaaggctggaatgggctacaagaccatcgccaagcagcttggtgagaaggtgacaacagttggcgcgattattcgcaaatggaagaaacacaaaataactgtcaatctccctcggcctggggctccatgcaagatctcacctcgtggagttgcaatgatcatgagaacggtgaggaatcagcccagaactacacaggaggatcttgtcaatgatctcaaggcagctgggaccatagtcaccaagaaaacaattggtaacacactgtgccgtgaaggactgaaatcctgcagggcccgcaaggtccccctgctcaagaaagcacatatacaggccgtctaaagtttgccaatgaacatctgaatgattcagaggagaactgggtgaaagtgttgtggtcagatgagacaaaaattgagctctttggcatcaactcaactcgccgtggacaggacaacttcaccgcatcaaagggacgatggacggggccatgtaccgtcaaatcttgggtgagaacctccttccctcagccagggcattgaaaatgggtcgtggatgggtattccagcatgacaatgacccaaaacacacagccaaggcaacaaaggagtggctcaagaagaagcacattaaggtcctggagtggcctagccagtctccagaccttaatcccatagaaaatctgtggagggagctgaaggttcgagttgccaaacgtcagcctcaaccttaatgacttggagaagatctgcaaagaggagtgggacaaaatccctcctgagatgtgtgcaaacctggtggctaactacaagaaacgtctgacctctgtgattgccaacaaggtttttgccaccaagtactaagtcatgttttgcagaggggtcaaatacttatttccctcattaaaatgcgaatcaatttataacatttttgacatgcatttttctggatttttttgttattctgtctctcactgttcaaataaacctaccattaaaattatagactgatcatttctttgtcagtgggcaaacgtacaaaatcagcaggggatcaaatacttttttccctcactgtatgtctttataagcttggcacatctagccactgggatttttgcccattcttcaaggcaaaactgctccagctccttcaagttggatgggttccgctggtgtacagcaatctttaagtcataccacagattctcaattggattgaggtctgggctttgaccaagacatttaaatgtttcctcttaaaccactcgagtgttactttagcagtatgcttagggtcattgtcctgctggaaggtgaacctccgtcccagtctcaaatcactggaagactgaaacaggtttccctcaagaatttccctgtatttagtgccatccatcattccttcaattctgaccagtttcctagtccctgccgatggataacatccccacagcatctccaccaccatgcttcactgtggggatggtgttctcaggtgatgagaggtgttgggtttgcgccagacatagcgttttccttcatggtcaaaaagctcaattttagtctcatctgaccagattaccttcttccatatgtttggggagtctcccacctgccttttggcgaacaccaaacatgtttgcttatttttttctttaagcaaaggcttttttctggccactcttccgtaagtgtacggcttaaagtggtcctatggacagatactccaatctccgctttgcagctccttcagggttatctttggtctctttgttgccactctgattaatgccctttttgcctggtctgtgacttttagtggacggccctctcttggcaggtttgttgtggtgccatattctttcaattttttaataatggatttaatagtgctccgtgggatgttcaaagtttaggatatttcttcataacccaaccctgatctgtacttgtccacaacattgtccctgacctgtttggagagctccttggtctttataGTGCCGCTTgctggtggtgccccttgcttagtggtgttgcagacactggggcctttcagaacaggtgtatatatatactgagatcatgcgacagatcatgtgacacttagattgcacacaggtggactttatttaactaattatgtgtcttctgaaggtaattggttgcaccagatcttatttaggtgcttcatagcaaagggagtgaatacatatgcacgcaccacttttccgttaatttattttttaaatgtttttgaaacaagttttttttttttttcacttcaccaatttggactattttgtgcatgtccattacatgaaatccaaataaaaatcaatttaaattacaggttgtaatgcaacaaaataggaaaaacaccaagggggacgaatacttttgcaaggcactgtaactcaAACATGAACAAAACAGACAGGCATTTAATTATCAGTGGTTTGGCATCATACTGAGTTTGGCACAGAGATCCAACATACTCAAAACAATGTTCAAGTAAGATCAACATAGAAAAGTTTACATAATTAACTGTATACATGTCTACAGACTGCTCGAACAGGACATCTAAGTGTCTAATACTACAATATACAAACGCAAGGCCAAAAACAAATCCTATGTGTGTACTGCTTAGTTAAGAACATACATTTAATTTAAATGTACAATATGACCATTAAAATAAGAGCTACATGACTCTTCACTAACCGACAGACAGGCTATGGCCCAGTACCATTACGGCCCCTAGCCACTTCTCGTAGCCTCCAGCCCTTTGGTGTTCTCAGATCCTAAAGAACTGGGTAAGTGAAAGTTATATGGTGAAAGCTCTGCTTTTAGCCTATTTGGGAGGCTAGGTGGCGCCATTCCCATTCAACTTTTCCTACACATTGTGAGGTTCTTTGGAATCTATCAACGCTAAAATGTTCACCGTTTAGAAGGAGCTAGGGACCAAAATGGAAGCAGGCCTATAACATATTAAAAACGTTTAGTTTTTTTCCTTCAATATCGATTGGAGTACAAAGCTCAATGCATGACCCCTTTCTGGAGCCTGAACTTGAAGACCACACTCCCCTTGTGCGTTTTTCTCTAGATACAGAAACAAtccaacataaaaaaaaatatatatatttttttaaactttcaCTAGGACAAAGCAATCGTTCGTTTTAAACTAGACATCATTATGAGACATAAAACAGAATGGGAACGAAACATATGTAAGAGCATTCTTCTGGGTCAACATCACAGGCATTACTGCAGTGCTCGCAAATATCTGCACTTCTCCATCCATATTGTCCATGACTGGAGCTTAGGCCTTTTAAAATTCACAAAAAATAGATGAACTCTCCATTTTCCCATCATTAGTTTCCTCATTTAAGGAAGTTACATTTAGGTCAGGCAAAATTGGAAAGTCACATTTCCATTGCGACCGGAATGTTGTGCCATGATGGGTAGTGCGTTAGTGGGTTTCTGAGATTCAGAGAGGATTTGACTACTTCACTGCTGGTCCCCTTTCAAATGAACTCTGATGAAGCGGTGTTCAGCATGTAGCGATAAAAAGCATCATTTGTGCATCGTGAACAGGACAACTTGACACGTACAAATCAACAATAGTCCTGACATTTACCCTGTGTGCTGTGTCTTCGGATTAACACCTACTATAACGTCTGGTACTGTAGGTGTGCTTGAGATGATGCACTGCATCTCTTTCTGTGTCCAACAAACTATAGAACAATTCTATGGATACTGTTCCTGGTGACCAGCACCAGCACCTGGGTGTGGCAGGCAGATCAATTCTGATCTtattttcactaattggtattttttaccaatcagatcagctctgaaaaatatctgatgtgattaaagaccaattagtggaataaatatcagaattgggctgcctgtctaaacacagcctATTGGGCAGTATATGTACATCTGAGCAAAGATGAAAGGCCACTGAGTGAGCCATTGGGTCCAGGCGCAGTGCAGGGTTTAAGTTCCACTTACTTGAACTCTGAGTGCAACGGTGGTAACCCAAAGCGCTGCGACGAAGCCAGCCTTGCTCTCAGCAGTTCTTGCTGGGCTTGCGCCTCATGACAGGGCAAGAACGTTCTTGTGTGAGTCATGTAAATTGGGCTTAAGTGCTCTCTCCTTAGGGACAGTGGAAGTGCTCCTCCAGAGCAGTCTCTGGCCTAGTAGGAAGTATGCATGTCATTGTCATCCCCTTCATATATAACCAGAACTtctgacatatatatatatatatataataaaaacaTGCTTTGTACAGTTCCAGTTCTTGTCCCTTGTGCAACTTAACACCTAAAAACCCatgtaaaacaattaaaaacagctAAACGTTAGCATTAGTGCTAACAAGACATTCCACATTGCACTATGGCCCTCAGCAAGTATGGATTTTGAAGAGTGCTGTGCTAGCACTGCGTGCGTATATCCAGATTTTGGCAAAATACTGTTCTCTTTCTGTGTGGGGAATGCTGTGTTGAGTTGTATGTTACTGTGCAACATCCCTATAAAATTCACAAAACGCAGGCGGTCTCTTCAATGAATCCACTCAAAAAAGACTAGGCTTTCAGCTCATAGTCCTCTGTCTGTACATGGTTGAACTGAGGTTCCTCATTCAAGTACGTGCTCATGTCTGACCCAGATTTGATGGTAACGACAATGAAAATCTGGATGCAGTGTGGCACTCCGGCCAGCAGAAAGCGCTGTAGGTCCAGACACCCCAGCCCAGTCAGTTCACCAAAAGGACATCCTCGTATGTTGTCGTTCTGAGGGAAGAAACAAACATTGTTTACACGATAGCACATACACATGTAGAAAAATTTTAACGTCTCTCAACCATGATAGAAAGGATAACAGTGAATGCATCTGTTATTGTCTGGTTATTCAAGTAGCATCTACTGCTGTTCATTTCTACAGACTAAAATCCATCCCCATCAAGGCTAGGTGGAGCCATCACCATCATCTTACACCCATCTGACTCCTTCAGATCTGCAAACACTGAAGAGGTTAGGCGCTGGAGGGTGGTTTCTGAACCCGGCCTTGACCGCTAACTTCAGTCTTGACCTGTGCCCTCTGACCTACCGGTCACAGCAGCAGAAGAAGGAGCAGGGCGAGGTCTCAAGGCCCTGGAACTTCCCCGAGCTGGGCGTGTCAGTGCACTCTGCGATGAAGGCGTGCAGGTCCGTAATGTGGTAGGGCTCCTGGGTTTGGTGCTGGAGGGACAGGAGAGGAAACAGGCATCCATGTTTAGGTTACTCACtctctgcatctcaaatggcaccctattccctatgtagtgcactacttttgaccagggcagtagtgcactatatagtgaatagggagccatttgggatgctgccacTGTGTGTATCATGATCGGTTGGCTTTCACTAGGTGTTGTTGTTTGTAATTGGCTTCCGTTTGTACCGCTATGAGCAGTGAACATGACTGTTCTTTATGAGGAATGCAACTCTAAATATGAATCCACATCCCACAGAAGTTATTGTGTAAACCCAGCTATACGCCTCAACTCCAAATGAATGTAAAAGACAAGCACCAAATAAGAAATTATACAGTGCTTATCTTTTACATTCATTTGGATTAGAGTCCGTTTAAAGAGATACTTCGGGATGTTGGCAATTAagtcctttatctacttccccagagtcagatgaactcgtggatactatttttatgtctcggtgtgcagtttgaaggaagttgctaactagacttagcgcaattgctaactagcgttagagcAATGACTGGAAGTTCAGGGTAACTGCAAGCATGCTAGTAGATATTATAGTCTTCCAGTCACTTCcgtaacgctagttagcaatggctTGAGAAatgacctctaacttccttcatagaTAATATTTAGATAAAGGGCTTTAAAGTCTCATGACTCTTGGCTGTACCTTGGTCTCTATAAACGTACATCGTTGAAGAACATCTTCTAATTAAATCACACAGCAGATTATGAGTTTTACTATTTTTGTTTTTACACAGATCTGTGCTCTTTTGCCTGAGGAAAATGTTGCCCTTTATTGTTACCTTGATGGTTTCGTAGGCGCCGGTGATGAGGGCGATGAAGAGCGAGAGCACCATGTAGATGAAGAGGGAGATGAAGGTGTAGAGGTAGACCTGGCTGAACACCCACACCAGCATGCTGCTCTCCTGCATCTCCGAGAAGGTCACAAACATGTCATCGCCGTTGATCAGCGAGAACAGGCACTCCGACACCATGGAGAGAGAGCGGAACtgacggagggagagagtgagggagagagatagggaaacAGTTACGTCTCATGTATTTCATAGCAATACAGCTTAATGAATTGAATACGATAGGGAGAGAGACCTAAATTACACAGACAACCATATGACTTAACATGACCTTTCTCACTGTATGATATAAACAGTGAATTGGTTCAAAATTATTGAGGAttcagtacacacacaaacataaaaaataaaattacatCCATAAGGGCCAGTAAATATTGAATTATAATAATACACAAATCACATATTATTATCACAGTACGTCATTATTGTGTAAAATCCCACAATGCACAATTGTGCAATCATCACTGAACCATATGGGGTGTCCCCCTCCAGATTCATTCCTTTTCAATCAATTTGCCGGCCCACTCTGTTATTGGCCTACATCTTCTTCTGTTAGCATTTCTGTCTGTGCTTCAAAATGGTGGCAGTCTGTACCTTGACGTGATAGGGCCCCAGCACGATCCAGCCACAGAAGCAGTAGCCCAGGTAGATCACAGCTACACAGCAGGAGAACCGGATTACGTTGGGGAACGCAGCTCGCAAGGTCACGATCAGGAtctgagagggagagagccagGAGTGTGGGTGAATCACTGTCatagttaatgtgtgtgtgtgtgtgtgtatactgtaggcAACTTACATTGTACTTCTGGAAGAAGCTGAGGTAGCGAATGACTCCGACCCACACCAACAAGGTGGAGGTCCCCAACAGGATGCCACACTCATCATACGATGACAAATTCTGTAGGGAGATATACAActcataaatgcctcatgagcttagcacAACTGTCTTTGTCATTACCCAAACTGAGAAGAATGTTTTGGCTGGCGATTTTAAATAATTATTTAGCATTTTTCTCTGGGAAAAATAAAGCTTTTCTATTCTACTCTGAGCAGTAGAGAAAAAGTCCCCTAGAGGGGGACTGACCTTAGACTCGATGGCGATCTTGATGAAGCTGCCGATCATGGTGAGGACGTCACTGATGATGAGCAGGATGTACCAGCCATTGATGAATTCCATCCTTTCATCCCAGCTTACATTCCGGCCCAGGTTAGTCTTGAAGAACTCGACAAACTCCTGTTacccagagacagagaggagttggGTGGCCCTACTGGAAAGACCAGTATTCACACATTCTCGGTTTTcgtgtttgtcacgccctggctctggggactctagtatgttgagccagggtgtgagttttcatgtgtgttggttctagttgttgtatatctatgttggccagggtggctcccaatcagagacggctgtagctcgttgtctctgattgggagtcatacttaggtagccgttaggcattcattcattgtggtttcgtgttcgtgttggtttgtgtttgaccattgactgtcacgtcatcgttttgttgtttttgatcgtgtgatcattatataaataaatatgttcgcattcaacgctgcgccttggtcctcctctcttcccgacgatcgtgacagtgttgCAGAACATTACTCCAAAAGTGGAATCACTTCAAAGAATGCCAATCCACTcaacaaacaaatatatatatatatatatatatatatatatatatatatatatatttcttccaCCCTACTCCCCAACCCTATAACAAGCAAACaaatgtatctacagtatgttctCAGAtaatatataccatttagcagacgcttttatccaaagtgacttacagtcatgcctgcatacattttacgtatgggtggtcccgggaatcgagcccactatcctggcgttgcaagagccatgctatACAAActgagctatagaggaccacTAGATTGGATGTTCCTCCTTCTAACCACTTTGTCTCTTCCTAccctctacctcccagtaacttACGGCCTGTAGTCTGATGCCTCGGAGTATGGAGCGGCCACACAGCACCAGGGACAGCATACAAACGATCGCCACCACCACGTCAAACGTTAGCCGCGTGTGGTTCTCcgctgagagggagggagggaaggaaagagagagaattcAGTGGCTTTAATCAAGTAGAAACATTGGGGTGAATCCTTACTTCCACTTAAGTCAACCTTTCACATTGACATCAATGCGTGACTAAGTGAAAATTCTTACGCGACGTTTAGAAATGTCTTACGAGGTCAAATGAAGATGGCGATAGGGGAAATTGCTTAGTGTTTACATAGTCTTTGTCTTGTGGTACAAGCTGTACCGGTTAATTTCTGTTTGGTCAATATGTGTGTAGTTTTGTATTGACCTTTGCAAACgctgatttttatttatttatttttgactcTCTTACCAGGTCTCTCTCGAATAAAACTGGTTTTCAACCTCAAGAGATTCTCTTGGGTCATAATAATTAGGGCACACCGTAGAAAAATACTTTGCCAACGGAAGACGTTCAGGTAGTCCCTACATTTCAGTCCGTTTCTCCCGTTTGGTTTCTAATTAATATTACCCTGGTGAAATAAATGTTTAATAAAAAAAAACGTCTCTATCTCACCATGGCCAGACACACTGGGGTCTTTACACTCCTTTATAAAAGCCTGGTTTTCCAGACTGATCCTCACTTTACCACTGTGAGCCTTGTTGTCCAGGACTATCTGTAGAAACAGATGGAAAGAACAACAGATCAGACTTTGATACAGGTACTAGCACTTAAAATTAAACATAGAAAAAACAGTGGCAGACTCTTCAAGGGATAATATAAGAAACAGGTTATAGGTTACCTCTAATATACAGGTTTCCACAGCAACTACTAAACACTAAAAAGGTTACAATGAGTCACAGACTGGGTAGGACCATTTGCAGGAAGTGGTGGGGGAGGGAATCACCGTTATGAAGAACGTGTAACAGTCAGGAATCTCGTTGTTGATGATGGTCTGAACGTTGATGGCCTTTAGTTGGAACTGTATCGTCACGTTTATGAGTCTAGACAATAAAGAGTGAAAATAAAAAATGAAGAGGGATACCAGGGTTGTGTCAAAGTGAAAGCAAAgagaaacgtttcttattggacaagtcaaGGTAGACCCTCCCTGTTTTTGTTAGTTTCTGTTTGGCGTCTAATGAACATAACCCAGGGCTATAGGTAGTGTGTAAACAGTTTGTGGATGTGTGTGAGAGATACAATCACTTGTCAACAGTCAGATACTACAAAGATGGATGTCCCATCTATCTTAGTTGTAGACAGACA
The sequence above is a segment of the Coregonus clupeaformis isolate EN_2021a unplaced genomic scaffold, ASM2061545v1 scaf1752, whole genome shotgun sequence genome. Coding sequences within it:
- the LOC123487508 gene encoding mucolipin-1-like — its product is MATASGNCNHGGAGSEKDRLVSSLSPHGYGSSDSSGKHVHHRPSHGNPQLPTANAGGWLGAEQEEEALRRKLKYFFMSPCDKFHAKGRKPFKLGLQLLKIVIVTVQLVLFGLSNQMVVTFKEENTLTFKHIFLKDYDEGSDDTFAVYTKSDVNEHILYALDQYLVLPETTVGSYAYVYGVGVNGSALSLCQQYYKKGSIDPANDTFNIDPHVITECVGVNPLSVPQAPLSIDYKNFTLKFHKLINVTIQFQLKAINVQTIINNEIPDCYTFFITIVLDNKAHSGKVRISLENQAFIKECKDPSVSGHAENHTRLTFDVVVAIVCMLSLVLCGRSILRGIRLQAEFVEFFKTNLGRNVSWDERMEFINGWYILLIISDVLTMIGSFIKIAIESKNLSSYDECGILLGTSTLLVWVGVIRYLSFFQKYNILIVTLRAAFPNVIRFSCCVAVIYLGYCFCGWIVLGPYHVKFRSLSMVSECLFSLINGDDMFVTFSEMQESSMLVWVFSQVYLYTFISLFIYMVLSLFIALITGAYETIKHQTQEPYHITDLHAFIAECTDTPSSGKFQGLETSPCSFFCCCDRTTTYEDVLLVN